In Halomarina salina, one DNA window encodes the following:
- a CDS encoding methyl-accepting chemotaxis protein, whose protein sequence is MLERITIDRYDLKPKLILAFVLIALLTGLTGVVGYYGVTTIDGEVHRVAEDGKKMDHAAELIVATKGQHEAVQAAELGDSGAEADFETASEQFESRATALEGTHLSDAQAADLAEIRSLQTEYATLATEFFEAKQAGNADLAAEKADEMEGVQAGIEERAHSIEESAGTDLEEQTAAADANAQLTELLVVGISIASFVAALGIGLFVARRITTPIEQLSEAAVAASEGSLDTELDDHVEDDEIGRMVDAFNRMQGNLRAVFTDLDGVSRGLKEGEFDQSFDTNHPGTYGAVMTNLDDGVGQLRGSFADITAVSDDLQAGRLDDDVDTDRPGQYGAVMTNLDAGIEQLNGSFAEIRSVSDDLQSGRLNDDVDTDRPGQYGAVLADLATGTARLSASFEQISAASEALKQGRLDQRLDTDHPGTYGTVMTNLDESIQQLSASIHAVQEVADEVAGSSQDAAASTEEIETASEEVAGSVVEISQGAEEQSENLHQVSNEMNDMAATVEEIAASTEEVAATASTAAEQGETGREYAAEATEEIHAIESQADRATSKVQSLDEEVEQIGEIVEMITDIAEQTNLLALNASIEAARAGEAGEGFAVVASEIKSLAEEAGEATGQIERRIEEVQATTTETVDGIQEMNERVDRGSQTIGEAIDMFDEIATAVGEAEDGIREISDATDDQAVTAEEVVSVVNEVASVSEETAAEASNVSAATEEQTASLSSVSNNVQHVSTLADDLREQVSTFEVREADGERDGGATRDTDGTAGTAMADGGREPSNAARNRSIDGRR, encoded by the coding sequence ATGCTAGAGCGGATTACGATCGACAGGTACGACCTCAAGCCGAAGCTGATACTCGCGTTCGTCCTCATCGCGCTGTTGACCGGTTTGACGGGTGTCGTCGGCTACTACGGTGTCACCACCATCGACGGGGAGGTTCACAGGGTGGCCGAAGACGGGAAGAAGATGGACCACGCCGCGGAGCTCATTGTCGCGACGAAGGGCCAACACGAGGCGGTACAGGCCGCAGAGCTCGGCGATTCGGGAGCCGAAGCCGACTTCGAGACGGCCAGCGAACAGTTCGAGAGCAGAGCCACGGCGCTGGAGGGGACCCACCTGAGCGACGCGCAGGCTGCGGACCTCGCCGAGATTCGCTCCCTGCAGACGGAGTACGCCACGCTCGCGACGGAGTTCTTCGAGGCGAAGCAGGCGGGTAACGCCGACCTGGCCGCCGAGAAGGCCGACGAGATGGAGGGCGTCCAGGCCGGTATCGAGGAGCGAGCCCACTCCATCGAGGAGTCGGCGGGCACGGACCTCGAGGAACAGACGGCGGCCGCCGACGCGAACGCACAGCTGACCGAACTGCTGGTCGTCGGCATCTCCATCGCGTCGTTCGTGGCCGCGCTCGGAATCGGGCTCTTCGTCGCCCGACGCATCACGACGCCCATCGAACAGCTCTCGGAGGCTGCGGTCGCCGCGAGCGAGGGGTCGCTCGACACCGAACTCGACGACCACGTCGAGGACGACGAGATCGGCCGGATGGTCGACGCGTTCAACCGGATGCAGGGGAACCTGCGAGCGGTGTTCACGGACCTCGACGGCGTGAGCCGCGGTCTCAAGGAGGGCGAGTTCGACCAGTCGTTCGACACGAACCACCCCGGCACGTACGGTGCGGTCATGACGAACCTCGACGACGGCGTCGGCCAGCTCCGGGGGAGCTTCGCCGACATCACGGCCGTGAGCGACGACCTGCAGGCCGGTCGTCTCGACGACGACGTGGACACCGACCGACCCGGTCAGTACGGTGCCGTGATGACGAACCTCGACGCCGGAATCGAACAGCTCAACGGAAGCTTCGCGGAGATTCGGAGCGTCAGCGACGACCTCCAGTCCGGTCGCCTGAACGACGACGTTGACACCGACCGACCCGGTCAGTACGGTGCCGTGCTCGCCGACCTCGCGACGGGAACCGCTCGGCTGTCGGCCAGCTTCGAGCAGATATCCGCCGCGAGCGAGGCCCTGAAGCAGGGCCGCCTCGACCAGCGCCTCGACACGGACCACCCCGGCACGTACGGCACGGTGATGACGAACCTCGACGAGAGTATCCAGCAGTTGAGTGCCAGCATCCACGCGGTGCAGGAGGTCGCCGACGAGGTGGCCGGGTCGAGTCAGGACGCCGCCGCGAGTACCGAGGAGATAGAGACCGCGAGCGAGGAGGTCGCGGGCTCCGTCGTCGAGATATCGCAGGGTGCAGAGGAGCAGTCCGAGAACCTCCACCAGGTGTCCAACGAGATGAACGACATGGCCGCGACGGTCGAGGAGATCGCCGCCTCGACCGAGGAGGTCGCGGCGACGGCCTCGACGGCCGCCGAGCAGGGAGAGACCGGTCGCGAGTACGCCGCCGAGGCGACCGAGGAGATCCACGCCATCGAGTCGCAGGCCGACCGCGCCACGTCGAAGGTGCAGTCCCTCGACGAGGAGGTCGAACAGATCGGGGAGATCGTCGAGATGATCACCGATATCGCCGAGCAGACGAACCTGCTGGCGCTCAACGCCTCCATCGAGGCCGCCCGCGCCGGCGAGGCCGGCGAGGGGTTCGCGGTCGTCGCGAGCGAGATCAAGAGCCTCGCCGAGGAGGCGGGCGAGGCGACCGGACAGATAGAGCGCCGCATCGAGGAGGTGCAGGCGACGACGACCGAGACCGTCGACGGCATCCAGGAGATGAACGAGCGCGTCGACAGGGGCTCCCAGACCATCGGGGAGGCCATCGACATGTTCGACGAGATCGCGACGGCCGTCGGCGAGGCCGAGGACGGCATCCGGGAGATCAGTGACGCGACCGACGACCAGGCCGTCACCGCCGAGGAGGTCGTCTCCGTGGTCAACGAGGTCGCCAGCGTCAGCGAAGAGACGGCCGCGGAGGCGAGCAACGTCTCGGCGGCGACCGAAGAGCAGACCGCGTCGCTCTCGAGCGTGTCGAACAACGTCCAGCACGTCTCGACGCTCGCCGACGACCTCCGCGAGCAGGTGTCGACCTTCGAGGTTCGCGAGGCCGACGGCGAGCGTGACGGCGGAGCGACGAGGGACACGGACGGGACTGCTGGGACGGCGATGGCCGACGGTGGTCGTGAGCCGTCGAACGCCGCCCGGAACCGCTCCATCGACGGCCGGCGCTGA
- a CDS encoding fibrillarin-like rRNA/tRNA 2'-O-methyltransferase — protein MTPDLPDGVERRQFDGRERLATRGDPVYGEPTEGEWRVWDAGRSKLGAMLALGMDTGLSGGESVLYLGAASGTTVSHVADFAGPTYAVEFAPRPTRDLLPVAEARENLFPLLKDARKPETYAHVVEPVDVLVQDVATRGQAEVANRNRRFLREDGRLLAVVKARSEDVTADPGDVFDAALDALEGYDVLETTPLDPYHEDHLAVVARPA, from the coding sequence ATGACTCCCGACCTCCCCGACGGCGTCGAGCGTCGCCAGTTCGACGGTCGGGAGCGTCTCGCGACGCGCGGCGACCCCGTCTACGGCGAACCGACCGAGGGCGAGTGGCGCGTCTGGGACGCCGGCCGGTCGAAACTCGGTGCGATGCTCGCACTGGGGATGGACACCGGTCTCTCGGGCGGCGAGTCGGTGCTCTACCTCGGTGCGGCGTCCGGGACGACGGTCAGCCACGTCGCCGACTTCGCCGGGCCGACCTACGCCGTCGAGTTCGCGCCGCGCCCGACCCGCGACCTGCTCCCGGTCGCAGAGGCGCGCGAGAACCTCTTCCCGCTGCTCAAGGACGCTCGCAAGCCAGAGACCTACGCTCACGTCGTCGAACCGGTCGACGTGCTGGTACAGGACGTGGCGACCCGCGGGCAGGCGGAGGTGGCGAACCGCAACCGACGGTTCCTCCGGGAGGACGGCCGCCTCCTGGCGGTCGTGAAGGCTCGCTCGGAGGACGTGACCGCCGACCCCGGGGACGTGTTTGACGCCGCCCTCGACGCCCTGGAGGGGTACGACGTGCTGGAGACGACCCCGCTCGACCCCTACCACGAGGACCACCTCGCGGTGGTGGCGCGGCCGGCGTAG